Proteins co-encoded in one Longimicrobiaceae bacterium genomic window:
- a CDS encoding ATP-binding protein: TLLAARGGGRWGLGAAAALWLAAGTAAGVQVRLDRVAADWELVRILIEEEAGEALGEDLNALVDRGETATDGAIAAARAAGSRAELFEGLGRLQQETEVSAVVVYGPDGAPVAWAGEHRGTVPDSVRRGIRPYFFSAGPVFGYLYFSRGFADGRTAVAAILLEANVSAGEGTRPFSEIFAARHGITPRFTPPALAQGESVWDWSSDGPILSVSFVRLTQERWRDRIVARGRWGVAVGWGLGFALLAAAWYRRRRGPPGVPVSAATLALFVAPLGEMTGTEEVFSPLGFLLPLPVDVTLGPLMVLLTGGSVWMLTHPRPLRSRARLRTALRVAAAALVLPLALRLVQDSASQGLQAAHSAGGISLVMAATLAVAVPLFLLFPAPPGEPGRDLGTRWWLPALLLSLALGVATVLWWRPGREVPVWTPALWALPFGLFAVGFARTRTGRGSLLPWLAAGWIGVTVAASGLWVGHLEARLGSAERELARLGTVPDPYLDFLLRQFAERALMNAGEGREGVGLLYQSWVGAGLAKEGYEARVTLWSGGTPTSELRLTDVALPDSLLAPLLARAAYAEEPIVERYTDQPEVHYLLLVPLPGGRAITVAVPPRAHLGRSGALARFLDPGREPDEEGGPTSLSLVPVAGMEAAAGQEPEGLQWIHTPEGWRSETAVRFPGGPMHAHLLIRTPSPFLLGVRAALVLAFALGIMAVLWTVARTLCGEPLGLGAPEWVWAGTFRGRLTLALFAFFLLPMAAFGATAYQALSREVVRTAAALAERALEQAAAEVPGPPLPALAERVRADLLLYDRGVLTAASSPEVLELGLYNTWLPPSFFLFFSSGEAVRDIEERELAGREYLVAYRRVSPAQVLAAPTALASGEIARRQRELGNAVLLAVLLGGALSLILSFFVGRALSRPIDDLSRAAAAVGAGNLGIRLRETREDEFGGLYRSFNRMVLRLRRTRAALERETRRTEAVVAEAGTGVLALDTAGRVALINARAAEILGTGVETGSPVPEATPVAAELARAVRDFRLSGALEHGEEVEIEGRVIRLRLRRLRGETGTGGAVVVLEDVTTEMRSARVLAWGEMARQVAHEIKNPLTPIKLSVQHLRRAHADGRADFEQILNRNVEAILGEIDRLGEIARAFARFGAPAQAAGGVEVVRLGPVVDETLALYRGTDDGIAYRVEVDPGTPDAFARVGELKEVLVNLLENARAALPEGGEIRITAAPAGGGAWAILNVEDTGEGIPAELLPRVFEPQFSTRTSGTGLGLAIVRRLVESWGGEVTMDSEPGSGTTVHLRLRAAGGDAAAAG, translated from the coding sequence GGACGCTGCTGGCGGCGCGCGGGGGCGGCCGATGGGGGCTGGGGGCCGCGGCGGCGCTCTGGCTGGCGGCCGGGACCGCGGCCGGGGTCCAGGTGCGGCTCGACCGGGTGGCCGCGGACTGGGAGCTGGTGCGCATCCTGATCGAGGAGGAGGCGGGCGAGGCGCTGGGCGAGGACCTGAACGCCCTGGTGGACCGCGGCGAGACGGCGACCGACGGGGCGATCGCCGCGGCGCGGGCGGCGGGCTCGCGCGCGGAGCTGTTCGAGGGGCTGGGACGGCTGCAGCAGGAGACCGAGGTGTCCGCGGTGGTGGTGTACGGGCCGGACGGCGCGCCGGTGGCCTGGGCCGGGGAGCACCGCGGGACGGTCCCGGACTCGGTGCGGCGGGGGATCCGCCCGTATTTCTTCTCGGCGGGGCCGGTCTTCGGCTACCTGTACTTCTCGCGCGGCTTCGCGGACGGACGCACGGCCGTGGCCGCCATCCTCCTGGAGGCCAACGTCTCCGCCGGAGAGGGGACGAGGCCGTTCTCGGAGATCTTCGCCGCCCGCCACGGGATCACCCCGCGCTTCACCCCGCCGGCGCTGGCGCAGGGGGAGTCGGTGTGGGACTGGTCGAGCGACGGCCCCATCCTCAGCGTCTCCTTCGTGCGGCTCACGCAGGAGCGGTGGCGGGACCGGATCGTGGCGCGGGGGAGGTGGGGGGTGGCGGTGGGGTGGGGCCTGGGCTTCGCGCTCCTGGCGGCGGCGTGGTACCGCCGCCGCAGGGGGCCCCCGGGGGTCCCGGTCTCGGCCGCGACGCTGGCGCTCTTCGTGGCGCCGCTCGGGGAGATGACGGGGACGGAGGAGGTGTTCTCGCCGCTAGGCTTCCTCCTTCCCCTCCCCGTGGACGTCACCCTGGGCCCGCTGATGGTGCTCCTCACCGGCGGCTCGGTGTGGATGCTCACGCACCCCCGCCCGCTCCGCAGCCGCGCCCGGCTGCGCACGGCGCTCCGGGTGGCCGCCGCGGCCCTGGTCCTCCCGCTGGCGCTCCGCCTGGTGCAGGACTCCGCTTCGCAGGGGCTGCAGGCGGCCCACTCGGCCGGCGGGATCTCGCTCGTGATGGCCGCCACGCTCGCGGTCGCCGTCCCGCTCTTCCTCCTCTTCCCCGCCCCGCCCGGCGAGCCGGGGCGCGACCTGGGGACGCGCTGGTGGCTGCCGGCCCTGCTCCTGTCGCTGGCGCTGGGGGTGGCGACGGTGCTCTGGTGGCGGCCCGGGCGCGAGGTCCCGGTGTGGACGCCCGCGCTCTGGGCGCTGCCGTTCGGGCTCTTCGCGGTGGGCTTCGCCCGGACCCGCACGGGGCGCGGCAGCCTCCTTCCCTGGCTGGCGGCCGGCTGGATCGGGGTGACGGTCGCCGCCTCCGGGCTCTGGGTGGGGCACCTGGAGGCGCGGCTGGGGAGCGCGGAGCGCGAGCTGGCCCGCCTGGGAACCGTCCCGGACCCGTACCTGGACTTCCTCCTGCGCCAGTTCGCGGAGCGGGCGCTGATGAACGCGGGCGAGGGGCGCGAGGGGGTGGGGCTCCTCTACCAGAGCTGGGTGGGCGCGGGGCTCGCCAAGGAGGGGTACGAGGCGCGCGTCACCCTCTGGAGCGGCGGCACGCCCACCTCGGAGCTCCGCCTGACCGACGTGGCGCTCCCCGACTCGCTGCTGGCGCCGCTCCTGGCCCGCGCCGCGTACGCCGAGGAGCCCATCGTGGAGCGGTACACGGACCAGCCCGAGGTCCACTACCTCCTGCTGGTCCCCCTCCCCGGCGGCCGGGCGATCACCGTGGCGGTGCCGCCGCGGGCGCACCTGGGCCGCTCGGGGGCGCTCGCCCGCTTCCTCGACCCCGGGCGCGAGCCGGACGAGGAGGGCGGGCCGACCTCGCTCTCGCTGGTGCCGGTGGCGGGCATGGAGGCCGCCGCGGGCCAGGAGCCGGAGGGGCTGCAGTGGATCCACACGCCGGAGGGGTGGCGGAGCGAGACGGCGGTGCGCTTCCCGGGCGGGCCCATGCACGCGCACCTGCTGATCCGCACGCCGTCGCCCTTCCTCCTCGGCGTCCGCGCCGCGCTGGTGCTGGCGTTCGCGCTGGGAATCATGGCCGTGCTCTGGACCGTGGCGCGCACCCTTTGCGGCGAGCCGCTGGGGCTGGGGGCGCCGGAGTGGGTGTGGGCCGGGACCTTCCGAGGCCGGCTCACCCTGGCGCTGTTCGCCTTCTTCCTCCTCCCCATGGCCGCCTTCGGGGCCACGGCGTACCAGGCGCTCTCGCGCGAGGTGGTGCGAACCGCCGCGGCCCTGGCGGAGCGCGCGCTGGAGCAGGCCGCGGCGGAGGTCCCGGGCCCACCGCTCCCTGCGCTCGCCGAGCGGGTGCGGGCGGACCTCCTCCTGTACGACCGCGGCGTGCTGACGGCGGCCTCGTCGCCGGAGGTGCTGGAGCTGGGGCTGTACAACACCTGGCTCCCGCCCTCCTTCTTCCTCTTCTTCAGCAGCGGCGAGGCGGTCCGGGACATCGAGGAGCGCGAGCTGGCCGGCCGCGAGTACCTGGTGGCGTACCGGCGCGTCTCGCCCGCGCAGGTGCTCGCCGCCCCCACCGCGCTGGCCTCCGGCGAGATCGCACGGCGGCAGCGGGAGCTGGGGAACGCGGTGCTCCTGGCGGTCCTCCTGGGCGGGGCGCTCTCCCTCATCCTGTCCTTCTTCGTCGGGCGCGCCCTGTCCCGCCCCATCGACGACTTGAGCCGGGCTGCGGCGGCGGTGGGCGCCGGGAACCTGGGGATCCGCCTCCGCGAGACGCGCGAGGACGAGTTCGGGGGACTCTACCGCTCCTTCAACCGCATGGTGCTGCGCCTCCGCCGGACGCGGGCGGCGCTGGAGCGCGAGACGCGCCGCACGGAGGCGGTGGTCGCGGAGGCGGGCACGGGGGTGCTGGCGCTGGACACCGCGGGGCGGGTGGCGCTGATCAACGCCCGCGCAGCGGAGATCCTGGGGACCGGCGTGGAGACCGGGAGCCCCGTCCCGGAAGCGACTCCCGTCGCGGCGGAGCTGGCGCGCGCGGTGCGCGACTTCCGCCTTTCCGGCGCGCTGGAGCACGGGGAGGAGGTGGAGATCGAGGGCCGCGTGATCCGTCTGCGGCTGCGGCGGCTGCGCGGGGAGACCGGGACGGGAGGCGCGGTGGTGGTGCTGGAGGACGTGACCACGGAGATGCGCTCGGCGCGGGTGCTGGCCTGGGGCGAGATGGCGCGCCAGGTGGCGCACGAGATCAAGAACCCGCTCACCCCCATCAAGCTCTCCGTGCAGCACCTCCGCCGCGCCCACGCGGACGGGAGGGCGGACTTCGAGCAGATCCTGAACCGGAACGTGGAGGCCATCCTCGGCGAGATCGACCGCCTGGGGGAGATCGCAAGGGCCTTCGCGCGCTTCGGCGCCCCCGCGCAGGCCGCGGGCGGCGTGGAGGTGGTGAGGCTGGGGCCGGTGGTGGACGAGACGCTGGCGCTCTACCGCGGCACCGACGACGGCATCGCCTACCGGGTGGAGGTCGACCCGGGGACGCCGGACGCCTTCGCCCGCGTGGGCGAGCTGAAGGAGGTGCTCGTGAACCTGCTGGAGAACGCCCGCGCCGCGCTCCCGGAGGGCGGGGAGATCCGGATCACCGCCGCCCCGGCGGGGGGCGGCGCCTGGGCGATCCTGAACGTGGAGGACACCGGCGAGGGGATCCCGGCAGAGCTCCTCCCGCGCGTCTTCGAGCCGCAGTTCTCCACCCGCACCAGCGGGACCGGGCTGGGGCTGGCGATCGTGCGGCGGCTGGTGGAGTCGTGGGGCGGCGAGGTGACGATGGACTCGGAGCCCGGCAGCGGGACGACGGTGCACCTGCGGCTGCGCGCCGCGGGCGGGGACGCCGCGGCGGCCGGCTGA